Proteins from a genomic interval of Trifolium pratense cultivar HEN17-A07 linkage group LG6, ARS_RC_1.1, whole genome shotgun sequence:
- the LOC123891732 gene encoding E3 ubiquitin-protein ligase SINA-like 10: MSSIQCTNGHIICASCKPKCMKVACDNEPYGCKEVVKHTQRHAHIKSCVFSPCLCPETDCNFRANTTVLGEHFRTNHQLRVPPFTYDEVFSAFIHIKDDVTIFQAMNDGQLFVITCKTHYIVKKLNLYHIGPNKSKPRYSFEMLVLCQDRVLQLKSEAVNVEDRAYPPSGALYVRYDYFKDGRLSMKIRINKNDDAESGTDL, translated from the coding sequence ATGTCTTCAATTCAGTGTACCAATGGCCACATTATTTGTGCCTCTTGCAAACCAAAATGTATGAAAGTAGCATGTGACAATGAACCATATGGTTGTAAGGAGGTGGTAAAGCATACTCAAAGACATGCACACATTAAGTCATGTGTTTTTTCTCCATGCCTATGTCCTGAAACAGATTGCAACTTTCGCGCCAATACTACGGTGTTAGGAGAGCACTTTAGGACAAATCATCAACTTCGTGTACCACCATTTACATACGATGAAGTTTTCTCCGCCTTCATACACATTAAAGACGATGTCACTATTTTTCAAGCGATGAATGACGGACAACTATTTGTTATTACTTGTAAGACTCACTATATTGTGAAGAAGCTGAATCTTTACCATATTGGACCCAATAAGTCCAAGCCAAGGTATAGTTTTGAAATGTTAGTTTTGTGTCAAGATCGTGTTCTACAACTAAAATCTGAAGCTGTGAATGTCGAGGACCGCGCATATCCGCCATCAGGTGCACTTTATGTTAGATATGATTACTTCAAAGATGGACGACTCTCTATGAAAATTCGAATAAATAAGAATGATGATGCGGAGTCTGGAACCGATCTATAG
- the LOC123890082 gene encoding uncharacterized protein LOC123890082 codes for MTMQSHLLVGPISIAAHATAAVDSNSNYLSAAPRRRRYLLVSAASSSSTSAINGGGDHYTLLGVARSADAVEIKRAYRLLARKYHPDVSKDSHASELFKSIRHAYEVLSDETTRIQYDRELQSSHKPYQEKWSYSTEFEDDVRSYRWAYMRKKMRSERYREYYNINEDYYSSETDEKEEEENLNEERGSFIEVIRSAFLSLLLFQTLGSQLSLTFSSLTALFDRKLDAGYKVGYVIAWILGGRGGVILTLFLSFASWVFGKTSSSVVALFMVAMWVGSSLSSYAPLPQGALLTLIYMSIKLQSDQI; via the exons ATGACAATGCAATCGCATCTTCTGGTGGGACCCATCTCAATCGCTGCTCATGCTACTGCCGCCGTTGATTCTAACTCTAACTACCTCTCCGCCGCGCCTCGCCGCCGTAGATATCTACTCGTCTCAGCAGCTTCATCCTCTTCAACTTCAGCAATCAACGGCGGTGGCGACCACTACACCTTACTCGGCGTCGCTCGTTCTGCCGACGCTGTTGAAATCAAACGTGCTTATCGCCTCCTCGCTCGCAAG TATCATCCTGATGTTAGCAAGGATTCACATGCTTCTGAATTGTTCAAGAGTATCCGTCATGCTTATGAA GTACTATCCGATGAAACAACGAGAATTCAGTATGATCGAGAACTTCAATCCAGTCACAAGCCATACCAAGAAAAATGGAGTTACAGCACTGAATTTGAAGATGATGTAAGAAGCTATCGATGGGCTTACATGAGGAAGAAAATGCGTAGTGAAAGATACCGGGAGTATTACAATATCAACGAGGATTACTACAGCAGTGAAACAGATGAGAAGGAAGAGGAagaaaatttaaatgaagaaaGAGGTTCATTTATCGAAGTCATTAGATCAGCATTcttgtcattattattattccaaACATTAGGATCCCAACTCTCCCTTACATTTAGCAGTCTGACAGCATTGTTTGATAGGAAATTAGATGCCGGCTACAAAGTTGGTTATGTAATTGCATGGATTTTGGGCGGGAGGGGTGGCGTAATATTAACATTGTTCTTATCATTTGCAAGTTGGGTTTTTGGGAAAACCAGTAGTAGTGTGGTTGCATTGTTTATGGTAGCTATGTGGGTTGGCTCTTCCCTTTCAAGTTACGCACCACTTCCCCAGGGTGCTCTGTTAACACTTATCTACATGTCCATTAAGCTGCAATCTGACCAAATATAA
- the LOC123890083 gene encoding uncharacterized protein LOC123890083, giving the protein MCPLRFILIFFSAVLAAYFAWTTMSSTTPEIDFTDHERKDKSSSNKEHFSFIKMVKNGFWVFVDMASGRYLWKHLRSSNDHVQLQSS; this is encoded by the exons ATGTGTCCTCTTAGGTTCATCTTGATCTTCTTCTCGGCCGTCTTGGCCGCTTATTTTGCGTGGACCACCATGAGCTCCACCACTCCGGAGATTGACTTCACTGATCACGAGCGCAAGGATAAATCCTCCTCCAACAAGGAACATTTCAGTTTCATAAAG ATGGTTAAGAATGGATTTTGGGTATTCGTTGACATGGCCAGTGGAAGGTATCTTTGGAAACATTTGAGGTCCTCAAATGATCATGTACAACTGCAGAGctcttaa
- the LOC123890084 gene encoding glutamate dehydrogenase 1, with translation MNALAATNRNFKLASRLLGLDSKLEKSLLIPFREIKVECTIPKDDGTLQSYIGFRVQHDNARGPMKGGIRYHPEVDPDEVNALAQLMTWKTAVANIPYGGAKGGIGCNPGELSISELERLTRVFTQKIHDLIGIHMDVPAPDMGTGPQTMAWILDEYSKFHGYSPAVVTGKPIDLGGSLGRDAATGRGVLFGTEALLNEYGKSVSGQRFVIQGFGNVGSWAAQLIDEKGGKIVAVSDITGAIKNSKGLDIPSLLKHTKEHKGVKGFNGGDSFDANSILLEDCDVLIPAALGGVINKENANEIKAKFIVEAANHPTDPEADEILKKKGVVILPDIYANSGGVTVSYFEWVQNIQGFMWDEEKVNNELKNYMTRGFKDVKDMCKTHECDLRMGAFSLGVNRVARATVLRGWEA, from the exons atgaatgcACTAGCAGCTACAAACAGGAACTTTAAGTTGGCTTCTAGGCTTTTGGGATTGGATTCCAAGCTTGAGAAAAGTTTACTCATTCCATTTAGGGAAATCAAG GTTGAATGTACTATCCCAAAAGACGACGGCACGTTGCAATCTTACATTGGGTTTAGAGTTCAACATGACAATGCTAGAGGCCCTATGAAAGGAGGAATCAGATACCATCCTGAG GTTGATCCAGATGAAGTGAATGCTTTAGCACAACTAATGACATGGAAAACAGCTGTAGCAAATATACCATATGGAGGTGCAAAAGGAGGGATAGGATGTAACCCTGGAGAATTAAGTATATCTGAGTTAGAAAGACTTACCAGAGTTTTTACTCAGAAAATTCATGAtcttattggaattcacatggaTGTGCCTGCACCTGATATGGGAACAGGACCACAG ACTATGGCATGGATACTAGATGAATATTCAAAATTTCACGGCTACTCGCCTGCAGTAGTGACTGGAAAACCTATA GATCTTGGTGGATCTCTAGGTAGAGATGCTGCCACAGGAAGAGGAGTTCTCTTTGGAACAGAAGCTTTGCTTAATGAGTATGGAAAGAGTGTATCCGGACAACGGTTCGTTATTCAG GGTTTTGGAAATGTAGGTTCTTGGGCTGCACAATTAATTGATGAGAAAGGTGGGAAAATTGTTGCTGTTAGTGACATAACAGGAGCCATAAAGAACAGCAAAGGTCTTGACATACCAAGCTTACTCAAGCATACCAAAGAGCACAAAGGAGTAAAAGGATTCAACGGCGGTGATTCATTTGATGCTAACTCGATATTGCTTGAAGATTGTGATGTTCTAATCCCAGCAGCTCTTGGGGGTGTCATCAATAA GGAAAATGCAAATGAAATTAAGGCAAAGTTTATAGTTGAAGCAGCTAATCACCCTACTGATCCAGAGGCTGATGAg attctaaaaaaaaaaggtgttgTGATCCTCCCAGACATATATGCAAATTCAGGTGGTGTTACAGTTAGCTATTTTGAGTGGGTTCAG AACATCCAAGGGTTTATGTGGGATGAGGAGAAAGTGAACAATGAGCTAAAAAACTACATGACCAGGGGTTTCAAAGATGTGAAAGACATGTGCAAAACTCATGAATGTGATCTTCGAATGGGAGCCTTCAGCTTAGGAGTTAACCGTGTTGCTAGGGCTACTGTCCTTAGGGGTTGGGAAGCTTGA